The following are encoded in a window of Limibacter armeniacum genomic DNA:
- a CDS encoding acyltransferase codes for MGKLNYIHNMRALAILLIVGVHVRDMLNWNEGDISEELLVTLFDNGTVVFVFIAGFLFQYLNSNKPFKFSDYLWKKFKFVLTPYLILSALLIPIRLWMQEDRFFLPPDFYEHNLVWQARYYLITGTHLVPLWFIPMVVLIYLCSPLLLWMDKTKYFYLLALLPICLSFMTFRPAWNTDPILAFFHFLPIYIIGMGASHFRKKLETIPTQTTFTLLSLWAILSIGQFTGLIPGHRYLWMEDIWQQGVWVFNIGHFRMALISVILVPLFSKFVNQPYRLSNLLANYSFGIFYLHFILVILLQKISVRILHINTYSISYFLVVFSMVMITSCMMVWTTKKLLKDKSRILIGS; via the coding sequence ATGGGCAAATTAAACTACATACATAATATGCGAGCCCTTGCAATACTGTTGATTGTAGGGGTACATGTTCGGGATATGCTCAACTGGAATGAAGGTGATATATCTGAAGAACTCCTTGTTACCTTATTTGACAATGGAACAGTAGTTTTTGTATTTATTGCAGGCTTTCTTTTTCAATATCTCAACAGCAACAAGCCTTTTAAATTCTCGGACTATTTATGGAAGAAATTCAAATTTGTCCTAACACCATATCTTATTCTTTCTGCACTACTGATCCCTATCAGGCTTTGGATGCAGGAAGATCGTTTTTTCCTTCCTCCTGATTTCTACGAACACAACTTAGTATGGCAAGCAAGATACTATTTGATAACAGGTACTCACCTAGTTCCTTTATGGTTTATCCCTATGGTAGTACTGATTTACTTATGTAGTCCACTATTGTTATGGATGGATAAAACTAAATACTTCTATCTGCTGGCGCTCCTACCAATCTGTCTTTCATTTATGACTTTCAGACCTGCATGGAATACAGATCCTATTTTAGCCTTTTTCCACTTCTTGCCTATATACATTATTGGTATGGGTGCTAGTCATTTTCGAAAAAAGCTGGAAACAATCCCAACTCAAACTACTTTTACATTACTCTCATTATGGGCGATATTAAGTATTGGGCAGTTTACAGGTTTAATTCCGGGGCATCGTTACTTGTGGATGGAAGATATCTGGCAGCAGGGAGTATGGGTTTTCAATATTGGACACTTCCGGATGGCATTGATATCTGTTATTTTGGTTCCATTATTCAGTAAGTTTGTCAACCAACCTTATAGGCTTTCCAACTTGCTAGCTAACTACAGCTTTGGCATTTTCTACCTCCACTTTATATTGGTAATTCTACTACAGAAAATATCAGTCAGGATACTCCATATCAACACCTATAGTATAAGCTACTTCTTAGTTGTATTTTCCATGGTAATGATTACCAGTTGTATGATGGTCTGGACTACCAAAAAGCTTCTAAAAGATAAAAGTCGAATACTAATTGGTAGCTAA
- a CDS encoding glycosyltransferase family 2 protein, which yields MIYLETLFWLGLFIMFYTYIGYPIVLYLLVKIKRSFGKKPNLSEHFYPSVAFIVAAYNEEDYIEDKIKNTLSLDYPKDKLKVYFVTDGSNDNTPKIIAKYPEITLLHRDERKGKMAAIERTMKIVEEDISVFTDANTTLPDNAIKLLVNPYQNPNVGAVAGEKRIFQSSEDTASSAGEGFYWKYESTLKKWDSQLHTVVGAAGELFSIRTTNYEDLPADTLLDDFMMSMKIVEKGQLVKYVPDAYAIETASANIEEELKRKVRISAGGIQSITRLTKVLNPFKYGMATFQYLSHRVLRWTLAPLSILFVLVSNLVLALNDYSLYPVLLTLQLLFYLTILIGKILKNQSIEVKGLFVPYYFFIMNWSVYLGFFRFIKGSQSVLWEKAKRKA from the coding sequence ATGATTTACCTCGAAACTCTATTCTGGTTAGGGCTATTTATTATGTTCTACACCTATATTGGCTACCCGATAGTGCTGTATTTATTAGTCAAAATCAAGCGTTCATTTGGTAAAAAGCCGAACTTAAGTGAGCACTTTTATCCATCTGTAGCATTCATTGTAGCTGCATACAATGAAGAGGACTATATCGAGGATAAAATCAAGAATACCCTTTCTTTGGATTACCCAAAAGACAAATTGAAAGTCTATTTTGTAACAGATGGCTCAAATGATAATACGCCAAAAATCATCGCCAAATACCCTGAAATCACATTGCTGCATAGGGATGAAAGAAAAGGAAAAATGGCCGCCATTGAGAGAACAATGAAAATTGTTGAAGAGGATATCTCTGTTTTTACTGATGCCAATACAACCCTGCCTGACAATGCCATCAAGTTACTGGTAAATCCTTACCAGAATCCAAATGTCGGTGCGGTTGCTGGTGAAAAACGCATTTTCCAGTCATCAGAGGATACTGCCAGTTCTGCTGGAGAAGGATTTTACTGGAAATATGAGTCTACACTGAAAAAGTGGGATTCTCAGCTACATACTGTCGTAGGTGCTGCCGGAGAGCTCTTTTCCATCAGAACCACCAATTATGAAGACTTACCTGCTGACACCTTGTTGGATGACTTTATGATGTCCATGAAGATTGTTGAGAAAGGACAATTGGTTAAATATGTTCCTGATGCATACGCGATAGAAACGGCTTCCGCTAATATTGAAGAAGAACTGAAACGAAAAGTTAGAATATCTGCTGGCGGAATTCAGTCAATTACAAGATTGACAAAAGTACTGAACCCGTTCAAATACGGAATGGCAACCTTCCAGTATCTTTCACACAGGGTTTTAAGGTGGACGCTTGCTCCCCTATCCATTTTATTTGTATTGGTTTCCAATTTGGTTTTAGCATTGAATGACTATAGCCTTTACCCAGTTTTACTCACACTTCAACTACTGTTCTATCTCACTATTCTTATTGGTAAAATATTGAAAAACCAATCTATCGAGGTGAAAGGCTTATTCGTTCCTTATTACTTCTTTATCATGAACTGGTCAGTATACCTTGGCTTCTTCAGGTTTATCAAAGGATCACAATCTGTACTATGGGAGAAAGCCAAACGTAAAGCATAA
- a CDS encoding T9SS type A sorting domain-containing protein produces the protein MYSSDCFKLIYKLIVVLYFIAIAPSIAQKKLTALDQVPAAPESFGYGSNMGYYPPWKDENLAEIIAGDERRKIEGLGLNTLRPALYEHFFEKYGYDVRVPAFKRYQSLGISNITAFIGYPSHSHTDPKSYGHEKSSKMFKNMYEPIWDNGENGTPVNDQNPMALYVYKLVQKYGPYVKYWEVWNEPDFDYTGNSRKQPTEPGNWWEKDPNPKDLHNLRAPVQHYVRALRISYEVIKKYYPDDFVCVGGIGYSSFLDAVLRNTDNPNQGQKSKDFPYEGGAYFDCVSFHCYPHYYLRKWKLLGFTYNRHSDAAIEALLSFKSEFTRVLNNYGFGSRYPQKAWIVTETNVPRFVMSGKDNLGSEMAQVNYLLKSMIIAQKEGISALYIYNLSDSRHKNNADDVYQQMGLFQPLRGTSPYRQKLNPSGIAIKTLTSSLKGFNYNEKLTSELNLPKEVDGGAFSNSEGNVRIALWAKTSTDLDEEPEYHYRLPHFKKGMFELRYWDASDTEKVTTLKSAEIVLGGTPLFIKQIGEVNIEPDVVTAEKPKEVIPEFEIFLEKTQGNGTVKFALTPPQSTSYLSIEVLDPIGRLVQKVMDYDTERSDDKRYVSFPTGISSGSYLLQVKTQNKVIKKRFYYHQNNNVQSIN, from the coding sequence ATGTACAGCTCTGACTGTTTTAAACTGATCTACAAACTCATTGTAGTTTTGTACTTCATTGCTATTGCCCCATCAATTGCACAAAAAAAGCTGACAGCATTGGATCAAGTTCCTGCTGCACCCGAATCATTTGGGTATGGAAGCAATATGGGGTACTATCCACCTTGGAAGGATGAGAACTTGGCTGAAATTATTGCTGGTGACGAACGTAGAAAAATCGAAGGGCTAGGGCTCAATACTCTTAGACCAGCCCTGTATGAACACTTTTTTGAAAAGTATGGGTACGATGTTCGGGTTCCTGCTTTCAAACGCTACCAATCGTTAGGTATTTCCAATATAACAGCATTCATTGGATACCCTAGTCATTCTCACACAGACCCCAAGTCATATGGTCATGAGAAGTCCAGTAAGATGTTCAAAAATATGTACGAACCTATCTGGGATAATGGAGAAAATGGCACTCCTGTAAACGATCAGAACCCTATGGCTTTGTATGTATACAAGCTTGTACAAAAATACGGTCCATATGTCAAGTATTGGGAAGTATGGAATGAGCCTGACTTCGATTACACTGGCAACTCTCGAAAACAACCTACGGAACCTGGCAACTGGTGGGAAAAAGACCCAAACCCTAAAGACCTGCATAACCTACGTGCACCTGTACAGCATTATGTAAGGGCTTTAAGAATCAGTTATGAGGTTATCAAAAAATACTACCCTGACGATTTTGTATGTGTGGGAGGAATTGGGTATAGTAGCTTTTTGGATGCTGTTTTAAGAAATACAGACAACCCCAATCAGGGACAAAAATCTAAGGACTTTCCATACGAAGGTGGTGCTTATTTTGACTGTGTCAGCTTTCATTGTTACCCACATTATTACCTGCGAAAATGGAAGCTCTTGGGTTTTACTTATAACAGACACTCTGATGCTGCCATTGAAGCCCTTTTATCCTTTAAGTCTGAGTTTACAAGAGTTCTGAACAACTATGGATTTGGGTCAAGGTACCCTCAAAAAGCATGGATCGTGACAGAAACCAACGTACCAAGATTTGTCATGTCTGGAAAAGACAATTTGGGTAGTGAAATGGCACAAGTCAACTACCTGCTCAAAAGTATGATTATAGCTCAGAAAGAAGGTATAAGTGCACTGTATATCTATAACCTTTCAGACTCCAGACATAAAAACAATGCTGACGATGTTTACCAACAAATGGGGCTATTCCAACCCCTCAGAGGAACATCACCTTATAGGCAAAAACTCAACCCTTCAGGCATTGCCATTAAAACATTAACCTCTTCGCTGAAAGGCTTCAACTATAATGAGAAGCTCACAAGTGAACTTAATCTACCAAAGGAAGTTGATGGGGGTGCTTTCAGTAATTCAGAAGGAAATGTCCGCATTGCATTGTGGGCTAAGACTTCTACTGACCTCGATGAAGAACCTGAATACCACTACAGGTTACCACATTTCAAAAAGGGAATGTTTGAACTCAGGTATTGGGATGCTTCGGATACAGAAAAAGTAACAACCTTGAAGTCTGCTGAAATAGTCTTAGGAGGTACTCCCCTTTTTATTAAGCAGATTGGTGAAGTAAATATAGAGCCTGATGTAGTAACTGCTGAAAAGCCAAAAGAAGTCATTCCTGAATTCGAAATCTTTTTAGAAAAAACACAAGGTAATGGAACTGTCAAATTTGCTTTAACTCCTCCCCAATCCACCTCATATCTTTCAATAGAAGTACTTGACCCTATCGGAAGGCTTGTACAAAAAGTGATGGATTATGATACCGAAAGAAGTGATGATAAGCGATATGTCTCATTCCCTACTGGAATTAGTTCTGGCAGCTACTTACTTCAAGTAAAGACCCAAAATAAAGTGATAAAGAAACGTTTTTACTACCATCAAAATAACAACGTACAATCAATTAACTAA
- a CDS encoding GumC family protein — translation MDLYFLFHSLLKRKWWLIATPIASATLAFFLSFNLAKEYKSVGQLSLGLVQNNTVSLNDNNRVLNFEVITQANNAIETLYSPNILDLLTYRMITHDLGEEDPFRLKNLKESEKPISEESLKEIYKYAVDKLQKIEIKQYDTYRQDSTFNEIVNLMGYDYNSLRESLTLKKISYSDYINVYFSSESPTLSAFAVNEFCDLAIKYNESQRSIKTRESLTIISNVLQEKRKAYEEKSAQLESIKKSRDILNLDLENEENAVKTISDLKHKRDELINNNQILEIKLSNLRRKINDNTSGTSSQDRSLISLKKQINTLNARLVRGDDSVKDSLEYLKERYKALEQLDNLTNIDEAISELELEGIANKIKLESIENNINELRNKASNYISKDIKTSSLQHEVNMARDEYLNTEKRYNIELSKNLITQSNIQQTNYAYPPSKPEPSKKMLFLLFSAFGSLGIVLFSMVTYDFLDMSIKLPTRLSTSIPFKYITSFVEVNSKHIPDSPTANSKMSEKNNIQLVDSSRKIRLEIDKSESQTVLVSSLKNKAGKTFTVNSLTNSFNLKGKKVLVIDLNLKNNTLTDYYNAKPSIADIKTSDSNSYLQNLITKTDNVLVDIVGCEKSQKSPLEITDTNQWNEFLSWAKSQYDIILIETAALEKYSDAEELVPLCDKVILVFSANETLTEMSTNRLNSLNESYKSKILGAVLNKVHRSFLNL, via the coding sequence ATGGACCTGTACTTTTTATTTCACAGCTTACTCAAACGTAAGTGGTGGCTTATAGCTACCCCTATTGCTTCAGCTACATTGGCCTTCTTTTTATCCTTCAATCTTGCAAAGGAATATAAATCTGTTGGTCAGCTTTCATTGGGATTGGTGCAGAATAATACCGTATCCTTAAATGATAACAACAGGGTTTTAAATTTCGAGGTGATCACACAGGCCAACAATGCTATTGAAACCCTATACTCTCCCAATATCCTTGACCTTCTAACCTATAGAATGATCACACATGATTTAGGAGAAGAAGATCCCTTCAGATTAAAAAACCTCAAAGAATCTGAAAAGCCAATCAGCGAAGAAAGCCTGAAAGAAATATACAAGTATGCTGTCGATAAGCTTCAGAAAATTGAAATAAAGCAGTACGACACATACAGACAAGACTCTACATTTAATGAAATTGTAAACCTAATGGGCTATGACTACAATTCATTACGTGAAAGCTTGACCCTTAAAAAAATCAGTTATTCTGATTATATCAATGTTTACTTTTCTTCTGAAAGCCCTACTTTATCTGCTTTTGCAGTAAATGAATTTTGTGACTTGGCGATTAAATACAACGAATCTCAAAGGTCAATAAAAACAAGGGAGTCCCTGACTATCATCAGTAATGTACTGCAAGAAAAGAGAAAAGCATATGAAGAAAAAAGTGCGCAGCTTGAGAGTATTAAAAAGAGTCGAGACATTCTGAACCTTGACCTTGAAAATGAAGAGAATGCTGTTAAAACGATCAGTGATTTAAAACATAAAAGAGATGAACTGATCAATAACAATCAGATCTTAGAAATCAAGTTGTCCAACCTAAGAAGAAAGATAAACGATAACACTTCAGGAACTTCAAGCCAGGATAGGTCACTGATAAGCCTTAAAAAGCAAATCAACACCCTAAACGCTAGACTCGTAAGAGGTGATGACAGTGTTAAAGACTCTTTAGAGTACCTGAAAGAAAGGTATAAAGCATTGGAGCAACTTGACAACCTTACAAATATAGATGAAGCCATCTCTGAGCTGGAACTTGAAGGCATAGCCAACAAAATCAAACTCGAATCCATTGAGAATAATATCAATGAGTTAAGAAATAAAGCCAGTAATTATATCAGTAAGGACATAAAGACCTCCTCTTTACAGCATGAAGTCAATATGGCTAGAGATGAGTACTTGAATACTGAAAAAAGGTACAATATAGAACTAAGTAAAAACCTAATAACGCAAAGTAATATTCAGCAGACCAATTATGCGTACCCTCCAAGCAAACCGGAGCCTTCTAAAAAAATGCTATTTCTGCTGTTCTCAGCATTTGGCAGCCTTGGAATTGTATTGTTCAGTATGGTGACTTATGACTTTTTGGATATGTCTATTAAACTACCTACCAGATTAAGTACCAGCATTCCTTTTAAGTATATCACTTCTTTTGTAGAAGTAAATAGCAAACATATTCCTGACAGTCCTACTGCAAACAGTAAGATGTCTGAAAAAAATAATATACAATTAGTTGACTCCAGCAGAAAAATAAGGTTGGAAATCGACAAAAGTGAAAGTCAAACAGTATTGGTTAGCAGCCTGAAAAATAAAGCTGGTAAAACTTTTACAGTAAACTCATTGACCAATTCCTTTAACCTGAAAGGCAAGAAGGTTCTTGTAATTGACCTGAACCTTAAGAATAATACGCTTACTGACTACTATAATGCAAAGCCATCTATAGCTGACATTAAGACATCAGACAGTAACTCCTATTTGCAAAATCTTATCACAAAAACAGATAATGTATTGGTCGATATTGTCGGGTGTGAAAAGAGTCAGAAGTCTCCGTTAGAAATCACTGACACCAACCAATGGAATGAGTTTTTGTCTTGGGCTAAATCTCAATACGATATTATTTTAATCGAGACTGCTGCACTTGAAAAATACTCAGATGCTGAAGAGTTGGTACCACTCTGTGATAAAGTAATTTTGGTATTCTCTGCCAATGAGACCCTGACTGAAATGAGTACAAACAGGCTAAACAGCCTAAACGAATCTTATAAGAGCAAAATTCTAGGTGCAGTATTAAACAAGGTACACCGTTCTTTCTTGAACCTGTAA